The Allochromatium tepidum genome has a window encoding:
- a CDS encoding nitrogenase component 1 produces MELAARANRAEVVITNSHGVHTAERLGLPLLRAGFPQYDRVGGYTRTWIGYAGTRATLFDLANLILSLEKGEIHPYRSRLKSRSDEEPHPAPIGQAA; encoded by the coding sequence CTGGAACTGGCCGCGCGCGCCAACCGTGCCGAGGTCGTCATCACCAACTCGCACGGCGTCCACACCGCCGAGCGGCTGGGTCTGCCGTTGCTGCGTGCCGGATTCCCGCAGTACGACCGCGTCGGCGGCTACACCCGCACCTGGATCGGCTATGCGGGCACGCGCGCCACGCTCTTCGACCTGGCCAACCTGATCCTGAGCCTGGAGAAGGGCGAGATCCATCCCTATCGCTCCAGGCTCAAGTCCAGGTCGGACGAAGAGCCGCATCCGGCCCCGATCGGACAGGCCGCGTAA
- a CDS encoding 4Fe-4S binding protein translates to MPLQRRLRLLSDPSETRSMNDTAIRVAFATSNLKEIDQHFGAAESFAIHAIDAETAGLLGASWTPAFVVALDQQKCIGCESCSRVCPKGCLSHEPQMLAA, encoded by the coding sequence ATGCCACTGCAAAGACGCCTGCGCCTCCTGAGTGACCCGAGCGAGACCAGATCCATGAACGACACGGCGATCCGGGTCGCCTTCGCGACCTCCAACCTCAAGGAGATCGACCAGCACTTCGGCGCCGCCGAGTCCTTCGCCATCCATGCGATCGACGCCGAAACGGCCGGCCTGCTGGGGGCGTCATGGACGCCGGCGTTCGTCGTTGCGCTCGATCAACAGAAATGCATCGGTTGCGAGTCCTGCTCACGCGTCTGCCCCAAGGGCTGTCTGTCGCACGAGCCTCAGATGCTCGCCGCTTGA